A stretch of the Massilia sp. W12 genome encodes the following:
- a CDS encoding FAD-binding oxidoreductase, whose product MDYQAQSWGRLQRVAHTALRLTSRLQNIAPFVASQPHVLPFGNGRSYGDSCMNPGGALLLTRGMDHFIQFDPALGILECEAGVLLDEIIRLVLPQGWFLPVTPGTRFVTVGGAIANDVHGKNHHRLGTFGCHVLEFGLQRSDGARLRCSASQNPALFGASIGGLGLTGLITDARLQLRRVANPWLDVETIPYADLREFYDLCLASDAEYEYTVAWVDCAGAKSGRGIFMRANHAPALAATPPPRAARQRRLPGTPPFSLINPLTLKLLNSAYYHRARAGRSWQHCAPFFYPLDAVLEWNRAYGPRGFYQYQCVLPHRAGLAASQALLDAIGASGLGSFLAVLKLCGEPKSPGLLSFPLPGISLALDFPNRGPSLHALFARLDAIVQEAGGRLYAAKDARMPATLFQAGYPDWREFARHIDPHFSSALWRRVSQTGSFA is encoded by the coding sequence ATGGATTATCAAGCGCAATCCTGGGGCCGTTTGCAGCGCGTGGCGCATACCGCCTTGCGCCTCACTTCGCGCCTGCAGAATATCGCCCCGTTTGTCGCCAGTCAGCCGCATGTGCTGCCGTTTGGCAATGGGCGCAGCTATGGCGACTCGTGCATGAATCCGGGCGGCGCGCTGTTGCTCACGCGCGGCATGGATCACTTCATCCAATTCGATCCGGCGCTGGGCATTCTGGAATGTGAAGCCGGCGTCTTGCTGGATGAAATCATCCGTCTGGTCTTGCCGCAGGGCTGGTTTTTGCCGGTCACGCCGGGCACCCGCTTTGTCACGGTGGGCGGGGCGATTGCCAACGATGTGCATGGCAAAAATCATCACCGCCTGGGCACATTCGGCTGCCATGTGCTGGAATTCGGTTTGCAACGCAGCGACGGCGCGCGCCTGCGCTGCAGCGCCAGCCAGAACCCGGCATTATTTGGCGCCAGCATCGGCGGACTGGGACTGACCGGCTTGATCACCGACGCGCGCCTGCAATTGCGCCGGGTCGCCAATCCCTGGCTGGATGTGGAAACCATTCCATATGCCGATTTGCGCGAATTTTACGATTTGTGTCTGGCCTCGGATGCGGAATATGAATACACCGTGGCCTGGGTCGATTGCGCCGGGGCCAAGAGCGGGCGCGGCATCTTCATGCGCGCCAACCACGCGCCGGCGCTGGCCGCAACGCCGCCCCCGCGCGCTGCGCGCCAGCGCCGTTTGCCCGGCACGCCGCCCTTCTCACTGATCAATCCGCTCACCCTGAAACTGCTCAACAGCGCCTACTATCACCGCGCCAGGGCCGGACGCAGCTGGCAACACTGTGCGCCCTTTTTTTACCCGCTCGACGCGGTGCTGGAGTGGAACCGCGCCTACGGCCCGCGCGGCTTTTATCAATATCAATGCGTATTGCCGCATCGCGCCGGACTGGCGGCCAGCCAAGCCTTGCTGGATGCGATCGGCGCCAGCGGCCTTGGCTCGTTTCTGGCGGTGTTAAAACTGTGCGGCGAACCCAAGTCGCCCGGCCTGCTCAGCTTTCCCCTGCCGGGAATCTCGCTGGCGCTCGACTTTCCGAATCGCGGCCCGTCCCTGCATGCGCTGTTTGCGCGCTTAGACGCGATTGTGCAAGAGGCCGGCGGGCGCTTGTATGCCGCCAAAGACGCACGCATGCCGGCCACCCTGTTTCAAGCCGGCTATCCTGACTGGCGCGAATTTGCGCGCCATATCGATCCGCATTTTTCCTCCGCCTTGTGGCGCAGGGTCAGTCAAACCGGGAGTTTTGCATGA
- a CDS encoding PEP-CTERM sorting domain-containing protein: protein MKSTFLSIFAVAMLGLAPGATFAGIATFSDKSLFLNSTGAFSATGALPNLGLIPGGVSASQTVGDVTFSIAAPSTQLYIGSGSATPMTRTLPGNVIGISGIENLNAAFQSPVFSAGFDFVEPSTGGDTTGTCYVSVCSDSTFTVTLKNNGTTVSSFMFNAPDDVAAFVGVWSDQPFNAIEIRDATGTIDNEFFGQFYSGQQPLSAIPEPESIALMLAGLGLLGLHRRKGSGNVSGN, encoded by the coding sequence ATGAAAAGCACATTTTTGTCGATTTTTGCTGTCGCTATGCTGGGATTGGCGCCTGGCGCTACGTTTGCAGGGATTGCCACGTTCAGTGATAAATCCTTATTCCTCAACTCCACCGGGGCGTTTAGCGCGACAGGTGCGCTGCCGAATCTTGGACTGATCCCCGGTGGCGTCTCCGCCAGCCAAACGGTGGGCGATGTCACCTTCAGCATTGCTGCGCCCAGCACGCAGCTTTACATCGGGAGCGGTTCCGCCACTCCTATGACGCGGACTTTACCAGGAAATGTCATTGGCATCAGTGGTATTGAAAATCTCAATGCGGCATTCCAAAGCCCAGTCTTTTCAGCAGGATTTGATTTTGTTGAACCTTCTACTGGCGGGGACACGACGGGCACATGTTATGTGTCAGTCTGCTCTGATTCCACATTTACCGTGACGCTTAAGAACAATGGGACGACCGTCAGTTCGTTTATGTTTAACGCGCCAGACGATGTGGCGGCTTTTGTTGGCGTGTGGTCAGACCAACCATTCAACGCGATAGAAATCCGCGATGCCACAGGCACAATTGATAATGAATTTTTCGGTCAGTTTTATAGTGGTCAACAGCCTTTGAGCGCGATCCCGGAGCCTGAGTCGATTGCCTTGATGCTCGCTGGCCTGGGACTGCTTGGACTGCACAGACGCAAGGGCAGCGGCAATGTCAGCGGCAATTGA
- a CDS encoding DJ-1/PfpI family protein: MEGNFNFGVLIYDEVEPIDLATVGVLSIARRFEPRIQYHTIAPKAGVVNMCNGLQVLAPYGIDDFKSGKLPKLHALVVTGGPGWRNQVKEPETLAFLRAIHEAGTEIVGICTGAMVPAAAGLLDGKVATTRRTFLIERDAQGNAKQVEKNPPLTMKEDIRPQVGEVRERLVVDEGDIITGGGAALCIDMMFHLIATRVSPQVAQDLAELIEYDRAWKANREALGEDVLAKGPRSWCPV, from the coding sequence ATGGAAGGCAATTTCAATTTCGGCGTCTTGATCTACGATGAAGTCGAGCCTATCGACTTGGCCACGGTGGGCGTGCTGTCGATTGCGCGCCGCTTTGAGCCGCGCATTCAATATCACACGATTGCGCCCAAGGCCGGTGTGGTGAATATGTGCAATGGCTTGCAAGTGCTGGCCCCGTATGGGATAGACGATTTCAAAAGCGGCAAGCTGCCCAAGCTGCACGCATTGGTGGTGACCGGCGGGCCGGGCTGGCGCAATCAAGTCAAAGAGCCGGAAACCCTGGCGTTTTTACGCGCCATCCACGAAGCCGGCACAGAAATCGTCGGCATCTGCACCGGCGCCATGGTGCCCGCCGCCGCCGGCCTGCTGGATGGCAAGGTGGCCACCACGCGCCGCACCTTCTTAATTGAGCGCGATGCGCAAGGCAATGCGAAACAGGTGGAAAAAAATCCGCCGCTGACCATGAAAGAAGACATCCGCCCGCAAGTGGGCGAAGTGCGCGAACGGCTGGTGGTGGACGAAGGCGACATCATCACCGGCGGCGGCGCGGCATTATGCATCGACATGATGTTCCACTTAATCGCCACCCGCGTCAGCCCGCAAGTGGCGCAAGACCTGGCGGAATTGATTGAATACGACCGCGCCTGGAAGGCCAACCGGGAAGCGCTGGGGGAGGATGTGTTGGCCAAGGGGCCGAGGAGTTGGTGTCCGGTGTGA
- a CDS encoding SDR family oxidoreductase yields MKKIIIIGATSAIAAECARRFAQAGDHLFLVARDDAKLQVLAADLRVRGAPAVHTFVLDVDDLARHAAMLSQANAALGAPDTVLIAHGTLPDQAACEQSVQMSLAQIHTNALSVIALLTPLAQQFQQQGHGVLAVISSVAGERGRQSNYVYGSAKAMVTAFLSGLRQRLCKHGVHVLTIKPGFVATPMTAGMPLPAALTASAQQAADDIVRAIARKTDVLYTRWFWRYIMLIIRHLPEGVFKRTKI; encoded by the coding sequence ATGAAAAAAATCATCATCATCGGCGCCACCTCTGCTATTGCAGCAGAATGCGCACGCCGCTTTGCGCAAGCCGGCGATCATTTATTCTTAGTCGCACGCGATGATGCCAAATTGCAAGTGCTGGCCGCCGATCTGCGCGTGCGCGGCGCGCCTGCGGTGCACACCTTTGTTCTGGACGTGGATGATCTGGCGCGCCATGCGGCGATGTTAAGCCAGGCCAATGCCGCGCTGGGCGCGCCGGATACGGTCTTAATCGCACACGGCACGCTGCCGGATCAGGCTGCCTGCGAGCAGTCGGTGCAAATGAGTTTGGCGCAGATCCACACCAATGCCTTATCGGTGATTGCCCTGCTGACCCCGCTGGCGCAGCAATTCCAGCAACAGGGACATGGCGTGCTGGCCGTGATTTCTTCCGTCGCCGGCGAACGTGGCCGGCAAAGCAATTATGTGTATGGCAGCGCAAAAGCGATGGTGACAGCGTTTTTATCCGGCCTGCGGCAACGTCTGTGCAAACACGGTGTGCATGTGCTGACCATCAAACCCGGCTTTGTCGCCACCCCGATGACCGCCGGCATGCCGCTGCCCGCCGCCCTCACCGCCAGCGCACAACAAGCCGCCGACGACATCGTGCGCGCAATTGCGCGCAAAACCGATGTGCTGTACACGCGCTGGTTCTGGCGCTACATCATGTTGATCATCCGTCATTTGCCGGAAGGAGTATTCAAGCGCACAAAGATTTGA
- a CDS encoding UbiA family prenyltransferase, with translation MSTPIPTTTQAPDLPLCVDLDGTLLLTDVLLESALLLIKRNPLWLCMMLFWLLRGKAHLKAQIARRVRLDAASLPRQSDFYAWLCAQKAAGRTLWLCTASHHIPAQQIADACGIFDGVLATQEKNLAGANKAQALLARFGERGFDYCGNAKVDLAIWRVARQAIVVNASPALTRAAQAIAPALQSFPYPRNRATALMRALRLHQWVKNLLVLVPLLAAHKFHDSQLLLQAGLAFLAFSLCASSVYLLNDMLDLNADRQHPRKRKRPFASGQLSLLWGFATAPLLLLASALLCLLLPLQFALILAAYYVLTLAYSFHLKRLVMIDAISLAGLYTIRIVAGAAAVDVPLSFWLLVFSVFLFLSLALVKRYCELDGMRRQGKLHAAGRGYVTDDLSILHSMGMAAGYICVLVLALYINSPAIAMLYKRPSLIWLLCVLLLYWISRVWILAHRGLLHDDPVVFALKDRASLALAASGAAIVLAASW, from the coding sequence ATGAGCACCCCGATTCCCACCACCACACAGGCGCCTGATCTGCCCTTATGCGTTGATTTGGACGGCACACTGCTGCTGACCGATGTCTTGCTGGAATCCGCCTTGCTGTTAATCAAACGCAATCCCTTATGGCTGTGCATGATGCTGTTTTGGCTGTTGCGCGGCAAAGCGCATCTGAAAGCGCAAATCGCCCGGCGCGTCCGGCTTGACGCCGCCAGCCTGCCGCGCCAGAGCGATTTTTACGCCTGGCTGTGCGCGCAAAAAGCGGCTGGCCGCACACTCTGGCTGTGCACCGCCTCACACCACATCCCGGCGCAGCAAATCGCCGACGCCTGCGGCATTTTCGATGGCGTGTTAGCGACTCAAGAAAAGAATCTGGCGGGGGCCAACAAGGCGCAGGCTTTGCTGGCGCGCTTTGGCGAACGCGGCTTTGATTATTGCGGCAACGCCAAAGTCGATCTGGCGATCTGGCGCGTGGCGCGCCAGGCGATTGTGGTCAACGCCAGCCCGGCCCTGACCCGCGCGGCGCAAGCCATCGCGCCTGCGCTGCAAAGCTTTCCATATCCGCGCAACCGCGCCACCGCCCTGATGCGCGCACTGCGCCTGCATCAGTGGGTGAAAAACCTGCTGGTCTTGGTACCGCTGCTGGCGGCGCATAAATTTCATGACAGCCAATTACTGCTGCAAGCCGGACTGGCCTTCCTCGCCTTTTCGCTGTGCGCCTCATCCGTGTATCTGCTCAACGATATGCTGGACTTGAACGCCGACCGGCAGCACCCGCGCAAACGCAAACGCCCCTTCGCCAGCGGCCAGCTGTCGCTGCTGTGGGGCTTTGCCACAGCGCCGCTGCTATTGCTCGCCAGCGCCTTGCTGTGCCTGTTGCTGCCGCTGCAATTCGCCCTGATTCTGGCGGCCTACTACGTGCTGACGCTGGCTTACTCCTTCCATTTGAAACGTCTGGTGATGATTGATGCGATCAGCCTGGCCGGCCTGTACACCATCCGCATCGTGGCCGGCGCGGCGGCGGTCGATGTCCCGCTGTCTTTCTGGCTGCTGGTGTTCTCCGTGTTCCTGTTTCTCAGCCTGGCGCTGGTGAAACGCTATTGCGAATTGGACGGCATGCGGCGCCAGGGCAAATTGCATGCCGCCGGGCGTGGCTATGTCACCGATGACTTGTCGATTTTGCACAGCATGGGCATGGCCGCCGGCTATATCTGCGTATTGGTGTTAGCGCTGTATATCAACAGCCCGGCGATTGCCATGCTGTACAAACGTCCGTCCCTGATCTGGCTTTTATGCGTTTTGCTGCTGTATTGGATCAGCCGGGTCTGGATTCTGGCGCATCGCGGCTTGCTGCATGATGATCCGGTGGTGTTTGCCCTGAAAGACCGCGCCAGTCTGGCGCTGGCGGCCAGCGGGGCGGCGATTGTGTTAGCGGCCAGTTGGTGA